The proteins below are encoded in one region of Pelagibacterium flavum:
- a CDS encoding glycoside hydrolase family 25 protein — MPLPRIFRSPKLTKTILPLAAGLALIGVLAACGANYYPAKGDNKPHPGVARAHSLPIHGIDVSRHQGNIDWRAVARAGTRFAYIKATDGGDYLDPNFRTNWDEARAAGIPRGAYHFIYWCRPASEQVAWFAANVPAEADALPPVLDLEWNNGSSCKHDLTREEVLDKVRVLLAGMEAHTGKVPVIYTDINFHRDVLEGVQIDNPMWLRSVAAEPHERYSNRPFTFWQYTQTGTVPGIRTEVDRNAWYGSESDWIQFFLTGCDPRTYMRLAGQGRCAPLK, encoded by the coding sequence ATGCCCCTGCCGCGTATTTTCCGCTCGCCCAAGCTGACCAAGACGATCCTGCCGCTTGCGGCCGGTCTCGCCCTGATCGGGGTGCTGGCCGCCTGCGGGGCCAATTATTATCCGGCCAAGGGCGACAACAAGCCCCATCCGGGTGTGGCGCGCGCCCATTCGCTGCCCATCCACGGCATCGACGTATCGCGCCATCAGGGCAATATCGACTGGCGCGCCGTGGCGCGGGCGGGCACCCGCTTTGCCTATATCAAAGCCACCGATGGTGGGGATTATCTCGACCCCAATTTCCGCACCAATTGGGACGAGGCGCGGGCTGCCGGCATTCCGCGCGGGGCGTACCATTTCATATACTGGTGCCGGCCAGCCTCCGAACAGGTGGCGTGGTTTGCCGCCAATGTTCCGGCCGAAGCCGACGCGCTGCCGCCCGTGCTCGATCTGGAATGGAACAATGGCTCGTCGTGCAAGCACGATCTGACGCGCGAGGAAGTGCTCGACAAGGTGCGTGTGCTCCTGGCGGGAATGGAGGCCCATACAGGCAAGGTTCCGGTGATCTATACCGACATCAATTTCCATCGCGACGTTCTGGAGGGCGTCCAGATCGACAATCCGATGTGGCTGCGGTCGGTGGCCGCCGAGCCCCATGAGCGCTATTCCAACCGGCCCTTCACCTTCTGGCAGTACACCCAGACCGGGACCGTGCCGGGCATCCGCACCGAAGTCGACCGCAATGCGTGGTATGGGTCGGAAAGCGACTGGATCCAGTTCTTTTTGACCGGGTGCGACCCACGCACCTATATGCGTCTTGCGGGTCAGGGACGGTGTGCGCCGCTGAAATGA
- a CDS encoding YraN family protein, with protein MPPSRSRPAPDPRRRAERAGRSAETLACWLLRFKLYSIIATRYKTPVGEIDIVAKKGRRIVFVEVKQRSGSQMARDQALASVNTARIVRCAQWFQSAHPAYQGCDFRFDVITLAPGRWPHHLVNAFTA; from the coding sequence ATGCCGCCCTCGCGCTCAAGGCCAGCACCTGATCCGCGCCGCCGGGCCGAGCGCGCCGGCCGGTCCGCCGAAACACTGGCCTGCTGGCTGCTGCGCTTCAAACTCTATTCGATCATTGCCACTCGCTACAAAACCCCGGTCGGCGAAATCGATATCGTCGCGAAAAAGGGCCGCCGCATCGTCTTTGTCGAGGTCAAGCAGCGCTCCGGCAGCCAGATGGCCCGCGATCAGGCTTTGGCGTCGGTCAACACCGCCCGCATCGTGCGCTGCGCCCAATGGTTTCAGTCCGCCCACCCCGCCTATCAAGGCTGTGATTTCCGTTTCGACGTGATAACGCTTGCACCGGGACGCTGGCCGCACCATCTGGTCAATGCCTTTACCGCCTGA
- the hrcA gene encoding heat-inducible transcriptional repressor HrcA, which yields MEKTPLNSPEFLTTLSARSQDIFRRLVERYLETGEPIGSRAISKMLDMQLSPASVRNVMADLEELGLIAAPHTSAGRAPTQEGLRFFVDAMLEVGAMDETERDQIARTVSGGGRSGRVEDLLNEASALLSGLSHGAGMVIAAKSDMVLKHVEFVRLDPERAMAILVGEDGQVENRIIALPPGLTASALTQASNFLAHHIVGKTLQQARDSIRRQSESQRAELDAIAQRLVDSGLASMIEADTSAPTLIVRGRANLIDDTMASEDLARVRQLFDEIETKQGLIDLLNDAETAQGVRIFIGSENKLFSLSGSSVVLSPYKDANDKVVGVLGVIGPTRLNYARIVPVVDYTAHVVSKLISRKTEL from the coding sequence ATGGAAAAAACACCACTGAATTCGCCCGAATTCCTGACGACCCTTTCGGCGCGCAGCCAGGACATCTTCCGGCGGCTGGTCGAGCGCTATCTGGAAACCGGCGAACCCATAGGGTCGCGGGCCATTTCCAAGATGCTCGACATGCAACTCTCGCCCGCATCCGTGCGCAATGTGATGGCCGATCTGGAAGAGCTGGGCCTGATTGCCGCACCGCATACATCGGCGGGGCGGGCACCAACGCAGGAAGGCTTGCGGTTTTTCGTCGATGCCATGCTCGAAGTGGGCGCCATGGACGAGACCGAGCGCGACCAGATCGCCCGCACCGTTTCGGGCGGGGGCAGGTCGGGACGTGTCGAAGACCTTCTCAACGAAGCGAGTGCCTTGCTCTCGGGCCTGTCGCATGGCGCGGGCATGGTGATTGCCGCAAAATCGGACATGGTGCTCAAGCATGTAGAATTTGTCCGGCTCGACCCCGAGCGGGCCATGGCGATTCTTGTGGGGGAAGACGGGCAGGTTGAAAACCGCATTATTGCGCTGCCACCGGGGCTGACGGCGAGCGCCTTGACCCAGGCATCGAACTTTCTGGCCCATCACATCGTGGGCAAGACGCTGCAGCAGGCGCGCGATTCGATCCGCCGGCAATCGGAAAGCCAGCGGGCCGAACTCGATGCCATTGCGCAGCGGCTGGTGGATTCCGGGCTGGCCTCGATGATCGAGGCCGATACCTCTGCTCCGACGCTGATCGTTCGGGGCAGGGCCAATCTGATCGATGACACGATGGCATCGGAAGATCTGGCCCGTGTGCGGCAATTGTTCGACGAGATCGAAACCAAGCAGGGGCTGATCGATCTTTTGAACGATGCGGAAACCGCCCAAGGGGTGCGCATCTTCATTGGTTCGGAAAACAAGCTGTTTTCGCTTTCCGGCTCCTCGGTCGTTTTGTCGCCCTACAAGGATGCCAATGACAAGGTGGTGGGCGTCCTGGGCGTGATCGGGCCGACGCGGCTCAATTATGCGCGCATTGTGCCGGTGGTCGATTATACCGCGCATGTTGTGTCCAAGCTGATCTCGCGCAAAACCGAGCTTTAG
- the rsmI gene encoding 16S rRNA (cytidine(1402)-2'-O)-methyltransferase, giving the protein MSQDKSYQISGHRVSVQSPAPGLYPVATPIGNLRDITLRALDILAGADLVLCEDTRHSARLFDAYGIKTPRTALHEHNERARIEPILDQIRDGKAIALISDAGTPLLSDPGFPLVRAAREAGIDIFPVPGPSALLAALTGAGLPTDSFAFFGFLPPKTGQRTNALASLIGRPETLVFYESPRRLGATLSDMAQTFGPDRQAVVALELTKRFERFETGPLSDLAITFAEDTKGEAVILVAGSDGTAPRAGGDWEAALSEAMAQMPLRAAVDQVSVQFGLKRKQVYDAALALKAST; this is encoded by the coding sequence GTGAGCCAGGACAAATCCTACCAGATATCGGGCCATCGCGTCTCCGTGCAAAGCCCGGCCCCCGGCCTCTATCCGGTGGCCACCCCCATCGGCAATCTGCGCGACATCACCCTGCGTGCCCTCGATATCTTGGCCGGCGCCGATCTCGTTTTGTGCGAGGACACCCGCCATTCCGCCCGCCTGTTTGACGCCTATGGCATCAAAACCCCCCGCACGGCCCTGCACGAACACAATGAACGCGCCCGCATCGAACCGATCCTCGACCAGATCAGGGACGGCAAGGCCATTGCGCTGATCTCGGACGCCGGAACCCCGCTCCTGTCAGATCCGGGGTTTCCGCTCGTTCGCGCCGCACGCGAAGCGGGGATCGATATCTTTCCCGTCCCCGGCCCCTCGGCCCTTCTTGCCGCGCTCACCGGCGCCGGCCTGCCCACCGATTCCTTTGCCTTCTTCGGCTTTTTGCCCCCCAAGACCGGCCAGCGCACCAACGCGCTTGCGTCCCTTATCGGGCGCCCCGAAACGCTGGTCTTTTACGAATCCCCCCGCCGCCTCGGCGCGACCCTGTCCGACATGGCCCAGACCTTTGGCCCCGACCGTCAGGCGGTGGTGGCGCTCGAATTGACCAAGCGCTTCGAGCGCTTCGAAACCGGCCCACTCTCCGATCTCGCCATAACTTTTGCCGAGGATACGAAAGGTGAGGCTGTGATCCTCGTCGCCGGCTCGGACGGTACGGCACCAAGGGCGGGCGGTGATTGGGAGGCGGCGCTGAGCGAAGCAATGGCACAAATGCCGTTGCGCGCCGCCGTCGATCAGGTCTCGGTCCAGTTCGGTCTCAAACGCAAACAGGTTTACGATGCCGCCCTCGCGCTCAAGGCCAGCACCTGA
- the grpE gene encoding nucleotide exchange factor GrpE, whose protein sequence is MMSDDNTTPEPNDDIDPRLEAEDAEAVSTEPTAEERIAQLEAEKEQLRDQVLRTAAEMENLRKRTEREVSDTRSYAIAGFARDMLVATDNLSRALMVIPAELRENADGTLKSLIEGIEMTEREMQRLLQKNGVIPIVAEGEKFDPHRHQAMFEVPDPSVPEGTVVQVVQTGYAIGERVLRPAMVGVAKGGNKPAPKTDAEPGDGLDKSA, encoded by the coding sequence ATGATGAGCGACGACAACACGACGCCAGAGCCGAACGACGACATCGATCCGCGCCTTGAGGCCGAGGACGCAGAAGCGGTTTCCACCGAGCCGACGGCCGAGGAGCGCATCGCCCAGCTTGAAGCCGAAAAGGAACAGCTGCGCGACCAGGTGCTGCGCACGGCGGCCGAAATGGAAAACCTGCGCAAGCGCACCGAGCGCGAAGTTTCCGACACGCGCTCTTATGCCATTGCCGGGTTTGCCCGCGACATGCTGGTGGCCACCGACAATCTCTCGCGCGCCCTGATGGTCATTCCCGCCGAATTGCGGGAAAACGCCGACGGCACGCTCAAATCCCTGATCGAGGGGATCGAGATGACCGAGCGCGAAATGCAGCGGCTTTTGCAAAAGAACGGGGTGATCCCGATCGTGGCCGAGGGCGAAAAGTTCGACCCCCACCGCCATCAGGCCATGTTTGAAGTGCCTGACCCCTCCGTGCCCGAAGGCACGGTGGTTCAGGTGGTCCAGACCGGATATGCCATTGGCGAGCGCGTTCTGCGCCCCGCCATGGTGGGCGTGGCCAAGGGTGGCAACAAGCCCGCACCCAAAACGGACGCCGAGCCCGGCGATGGACTCGACAAATCGGCCTGA
- the hemW gene encoding radical SAM family heme chaperone HemW — translation MSANTAFGVYVHWPFCAAKCPYCDFNSHVHHGKFDEDSFVSAYVKEIETTARRAPERLVESIFFGGGTPSLMKPASVGTILDAVAKNWQIADKVEITLEANPTSVEAERFRGYRAAGVNRVSLGVQSLRPEPLARLGRLHSVEDAVAAVRLAQSIFDRSSFDIIYARPDQTLGQWEDELTEALALSEGHLSLYQLTIESGTRYFDLFNAGKLKMPSEDLSADMFEMTQELTASYGLPAYEISNHARPGQESRHNMIYWRYGEYAGIGPGAHGRLIMGGARHATAAEKMPFKWWEKVIETGDGLVTDDTLTWDEEGDEYLVMGLRLREGIDPARYQALARRALTATQIDFLKGIGFIETLPNGRLRVTDKGWPVLDAVVADLAA, via the coding sequence TTGAGCGCTAACACTGCATTCGGGGTCTATGTCCACTGGCCGTTCTGCGCGGCCAAATGCCCCTATTGCGACTTCAATTCCCACGTCCATCACGGCAAGTTCGACGAAGACAGCTTCGTTAGCGCCTATGTCAAGGAAATCGAGACCACCGCCCGCCGCGCGCCCGAGCGGCTGGTCGAATCGATCTTTTTCGGCGGCGGTACGCCCTCGCTCATGAAGCCGGCTTCTGTCGGCACCATCCTTGATGCCGTCGCAAAGAACTGGCAGATCGCCGACAAGGTCGAAATAACCCTCGAAGCCAACCCCACCTCGGTCGAGGCCGAGCGCTTTCGCGGCTATCGCGCTGCCGGGGTCAACCGCGTCTCCCTGGGCGTGCAATCGCTGCGTCCCGAGCCCCTGGCCCGCCTGGGGCGCCTGCATTCGGTCGAGGATGCGGTGGCCGCCGTGCGGCTGGCGCAATCGATCTTCGATCGCTCGAGCTTTGACATCATCTATGCCCGTCCCGACCAGACATTGGGCCAGTGGGAGGACGAGCTGACCGAGGCGCTGGCGCTATCGGAGGGCCATCTCTCGCTCTACCAGCTCACCATCGAATCGGGCACGCGCTATTTCGACCTGTTCAACGCCGGCAAACTGAAAATGCCATCTGAAGATCTTTCTGCCGACATGTTCGAAATGACCCAGGAATTGACCGCTTCCTACGGCCTGCCGGCCTATGAGATTTCCAACCACGCCCGCCCCGGCCAGGAAAGCCGCCACAACATGATCTATTGGCGCTATGGCGAATATGCCGGCATCGGGCCGGGCGCCCATGGTCGGCTGATCATGGGCGGCGCCCGCCACGCCACGGCGGCTGAGAAAATGCCGTTCAAATGGTGGGAAAAGGTCATCGAGACCGGCGATGGGCTCGTCACCGACGACACCCTGACCTGGGACGAAGAAGGCGACGAATATCTCGTCATGGGCCTGAGATTGCGTGAAGGGATCGACCCGGCCCGCTACCAGGCCCTCGCCCGCCGCGCGCTGACCGCCACCCAGATCGATTTCCTAAAGGGAATCGGCTTCATCGAAACCCTCCCCAACGGAAGGTTGCGGGTGACCGACAAGGGCTGGCCCGTCCTCGACGCCGTGGTCGCCGATCTGGCCGCCTAA
- the rph gene encoding ribonuclease PH — protein sequence MRPSGRASDQIRDVTIERGVAPQAEGSCLVSFGRTRVLCTASVETSLPPWRRGQGLGWVTAEYGMLPRATGSRTRREATAGKQSGRTQEIQRLIGRSLRAVIDMQALGENQVILDCDVLEADGGTRTASITGAFVALSEAIFWMKERSLLKGDPIRDHVAAVSCGVYRGTPVLDLDYLEDSEADTDANFVLTGSGKFVEIQGTAEAEPFSAQELAELIGLAEKGIAELVDLQRAVLGAS from the coding sequence ATGCGGCCAAGCGGACGGGCAAGCGATCAGATACGCGATGTGACAATTGAACGGGGCGTCGCGCCGCAGGCGGAGGGCTCGTGCCTCGTCTCGTTCGGGCGGACCCGCGTTCTGTGCACCGCAAGCGTTGAAACCTCCCTTCCGCCCTGGCGGCGCGGTCAGGGCTTGGGCTGGGTAACCGCCGAATACGGCATGCTGCCCCGCGCCACCGGCTCACGCACCCGCCGCGAGGCGACCGCTGGCAAGCAATCGGGCCGTACCCAGGAAATCCAGCGCCTGATCGGGCGCTCCCTGCGCGCCGTCATCGACATGCAGGCTCTGGGCGAAAATCAGGTCATTTTGGATTGCGACGTGCTCGAAGCCGATGGCGGCACCCGAACCGCCTCGATCACCGGCGCCTTCGTTGCGCTGTCGGAAGCGATTTTCTGGATGAAGGAACGTTCGCTTTTGAAGGGCGATCCAATCCGCGACCATGTGGCTGCCGTATCGTGCGGCGTCTATCGCGGCACCCCGGTGCTCGATCTTGATTACCTCGAAGACAGCGAAGCCGATACCGACGCCAATTTCGTTCTGACCGGTTCGGGTAAGTTCGTTGAAATCCAGGGCACGGCCGAAGCCGAACCCTTTTCCGCCCAGGAGCTGGCCGAACTGATCGGACTTGCCGAAAAGGGCATTGCCGAACTGGTTGACCTGCAGCGCGCCGTATTGGGGGCGTCATGA
- a CDS encoding penicillin-binding protein activator, translating to MQQIWARALLSAVLLLALAACSAGQPRIQGTGLAQPLQSAGAVLAPAHGEIIGSGPVRVALILPLSGNSGPVGRAMVNGARLAMDEIARTGGQNIHLVIKDAGTGPETARAATQQALAEGAELILGPLTADAVGLAGAIAKSYDTPLIGFSSTASVATDGVYLLSVLPEAEITRALTHARAQGRNTIAAIIPDTPLGNAQADALRLAAGETGMQIVAIERFDSEARARTAVERLAPAMRSNLVDTLYIPDRATAPSFGILLDAARLPRDRVLIMGSADWEGDRAVLNQPYLAGAVYPAIDPGGLAALAPVYHTRFGSEPHQLTTLAYSAVLLANTPSLSLATPPYGTGLVSPTGFAGRDGPFRLHFDGRGEYGLVMREVAAGSAVTIDAARLGGLPLASSGGAGIDAGIPPAAEFR from the coding sequence TTGCAGCAGATCTGGGCAAGGGCGCTATTGAGCGCGGTGCTTTTGCTGGCACTTGCGGCCTGCTCGGCAGGCCAGCCGCGCATTCAGGGCACCGGACTTGCCCAGCCGCTCCAATCGGCAGGGGCCGTGCTGGCGCCCGCGCATGGCGAAATCATTGGCAGCGGGCCGGTGCGGGTGGCGCTGATCCTGCCGCTCTCGGGCAATTCGGGACCGGTGGGGCGGGCCATGGTCAATGGCGCGCGGCTCGCTATGGACGAAATCGCCCGGACCGGCGGCCAAAACATCCATCTGGTGATCAAGGATGCCGGCACCGGTCCGGAAACGGCGCGCGCGGCAACCCAGCAGGCGCTGGCCGAGGGGGCCGAGCTGATCCTGGGGCCGCTGACCGCTGACGCTGTCGGGCTGGCCGGGGCGATCGCCAAATCCTACGACACGCCGCTGATCGGGTTTTCCTCCACCGCCAGCGTTGCCACCGACGGGGTCTATCTGCTCAGCGTGTTGCCGGAAGCCGAGATCACGCGCGCGCTCACCCATGCGCGGGCGCAGGGACGCAACACGATTGCAGCGATCATTCCCGATACCCCGCTGGGCAATGCGCAGGCCGACGCGCTGCGACTTGCGGCGGGGGAAACCGGCATGCAGATCGTTGCCATCGAAAGGTTCGACAGCGAGGCGCGCGCCCGCACCGCGGTGGAACGACTGGCCCCGGCCATGCGGTCCAATCTGGTCGATACGCTCTATATCCCCGATCGGGCCACGGCGCCCAGTTTCGGCATATTGCTCGATGCGGCGCGGCTGCCGCGCGACCGGGTGCTGATCATGGGATCGGCCGATTGGGAGGGCGATAGAGCCGTTCTCAATCAGCCCTATCTGGCGGGGGCGGTCTATCCGGCGATCGATCCGGGTGGACTTGCAGCGCTGGCGCCCGTTTATCACACGCGATTTGGCAGCGAGCCGCATCAGCTCACGACCCTGGCCTATTCGGCGGTGTTGCTGGCCAACACGCCCAGCCTGAGCCTTGCCACACCGCCTTACGGGACCGGGCTGGTTTCGCCGACCGGATTTGCGGGGCGCGACGGGCCGTTCCGGCTCCATTTCGACGGGCGGGGGGAATACGGACTGGTCATGCGTGAGGTCGCCGCGGGGTCCGCCGTCACCATCGACGCTGCGCGGCTGGGCGGCCTGCCGCTCGCTTCGAGCGGCGGCGCGGGCATTGATGCGGGCATTCCGCCGGCGGCGGAATTTCGTTAA
- the gshB gene encoding glutathione synthase has protein sequence MSLSVAVQMDPIDAINPLGDSSFALMLEAQARGHTLSYYTPSTLAQRGNRVTARVHGVKVDDREKGLHFTLEDWQKTDLTAFDVILLRQDPPFDMNYITTTHMLELVHPQTLVVNHPREVRNAPEKILVTSFPELMPDTLITRDETEIRDFRAEFGDIILKPLFGNGGAGVFRIREGDENLGALLEMFNASFREPFMIQRYLPEVRKGDKRIILVDGKPVAGLNRIPAEGESRSNMHVGGRPELSELTPREHEICEIIGPELKKRDLIFVGIDVIGGYLTEINVTSPTGIREVKRFGGPDIAVMVWDAIESRR, from the coding sequence ATGTCCCTTTCCGTCGCCGTGCAGATGGACCCCATCGACGCCATCAACCCTCTGGGCGATTCCAGTTTCGCCCTGATGCTCGAAGCCCAGGCGCGCGGTCATACGCTCTCCTATTACACCCCTTCCACCCTCGCCCAACGCGGCAACAGGGTGACGGCACGCGTGCATGGGGTCAAAGTGGACGACAGGGAAAAGGGCCTCCATTTCACGCTCGAGGACTGGCAGAAAACCGATCTGACAGCGTTCGACGTCATCCTGCTGCGTCAGGATCCGCCCTTCGATATGAATTATATCACCACCACGCACATGCTCGAGCTGGTGCATCCCCAAACCCTGGTGGTCAATCACCCCAGGGAGGTGCGCAACGCGCCCGAAAAGATCCTCGTCACCAGCTTCCCCGAGCTGATGCCCGATACGCTGATCACCCGCGATGAAACCGAAATCCGCGATTTCCGGGCCGAATTTGGCGACATCATCTTAAAGCCGCTTTTCGGCAATGGCGGCGCAGGCGTGTTCCGCATTCGCGAGGGCGACGAAAATCTCGGCGCGCTTCTCGAAATGTTCAACGCCAGTTTCCGCGAACCCTTCATGATCCAGCGCTATCTCCCCGAGGTGCGTAAGGGCGACAAGCGCATCATCCTTGTCGATGGCAAGCCCGTGGCCGGGCTCAACCGTATTCCTGCCGAAGGCGAATCGCGCTCCAACATGCATGTGGGCGGGCGGCCCGAACTGTCCGAATTGACGCCGCGCGAGCACGAGATCTGCGAGATCATCGGCCCCGAGCTCAAAAAGCGCGACCTGATCTTTGTCGGCATCGACGTGATCGGCGGTTATCTGACCGAAATCAACGTCACCTCTCCCACCGGCATTCGCGAGGTCAAACGCTTCGGCGGCCCCGATATCGCGGTCATGGTCTGGGACGCCATCGAAAGCCGCCGGTAG
- the rdgB gene encoding RdgB/HAM1 family non-canonical purine NTP pyrophosphatase, translating into MTIRLKRGDRLVLATHNKGKLAEFQDMLKDFGLEIVSAGDLGLPEPEETGTTFVENARLKAHAAAKATGEIALSDDSGISVDALDGQPGVYTADWAGVPRNFTNAMQKVQDLLVEKGATEPGQRRAQFNAVLCLALPDGTDMVFEGVAPGTLVWPPVGDSGHGYDPMFKPDGYEKTFGQMSAEEKHSWAPGKEGLSHRARAFAKFVKDVL; encoded by the coding sequence ATGACGATCAGGCTCAAGCGCGGCGACCGGCTGGTTCTGGCCACTCACAACAAAGGCAAGCTCGCCGAATTTCAGGACATGCTGAAAGACTTCGGCCTCGAGATCGTCTCGGCCGGTGATCTGGGCCTGCCCGAGCCGGAAGAGACCGGCACGACATTTGTCGAGAACGCGCGGCTCAAGGCGCACGCGGCCGCCAAGGCGACGGGCGAAATCGCGCTCAGCGACGATTCGGGCATTTCGGTTGATGCGCTTGATGGCCAGCCCGGCGTTTACACCGCCGATTGGGCGGGCGTGCCGCGCAATTTCACCAACGCCATGCAAAAGGTGCAGGATCTGCTCGTCGAAAAAGGCGCGACCGAACCGGGCCAACGCAGGGCCCAGTTCAATGCTGTGCTCTGCCTCGCCCTGCCCGACGGCACCGACATGGTTTTCGAAGGTGTCGCTCCCGGCACGCTGGTCTGGCCGCCCGTCGGAGATTCGGGCCACGGCTATGACCCCATGTTCAAGCCCGATGGATATGAGAAAACCTTCGGCCAGATGAGCGCTGAAGAAAAACATTCCTGGGCCCCTGGCAAGGAGGGCCTGTCCCACCGTGCCCGCGCCTTTGCCAAATTCGTAAAGGACGTGCTTTGA
- a CDS encoding MarC family protein, which produces MSGNFLVAFATFFATIGVADIAFIFAGLTRSNTAKQRFVFASRGVLIASGILLFFAFAGNAILEIFGITLPALRVAGGILLLLIAIDMVFARHSGATGTTSEEEAEGMSRTDISVFPLAMPLLAGAGSISAVILLTTGATTDLEFWIVIAALVATLALAWLALLVAIPIQRVLGLTGMSVVSRVVGILLTALAVQFVFDGISASGILGGSS; this is translated from the coding sequence ATGTCGGGCAATTTTCTCGTGGCCTTCGCCACATTCTTTGCGACGATCGGTGTTGCCGATATCGCCTTCATCTTCGCGGGCCTGACGCGCAGCAATACGGCCAAACAGCGCTTCGTCTTCGCCTCGCGCGGCGTTCTGATCGCCAGCGGAATTTTGCTGTTCTTCGCCTTTGCCGGCAATGCCATCCTTGAGATCTTCGGCATCACCCTGCCGGCCCTGCGGGTGGCCGGCGGCATCCTGCTGCTGTTGATCGCTATCGACATGGTGTTTGCCCGCCATTCGGGCGCCACCGGCACCACCTCCGAGGAAGAAGCCGAAGGCATGTCGCGCACCGACATTTCGGTCTTTCCGCTCGCCATGCCGCTCCTGGCCGGGGCCGGCTCGATTTCCGCGGTCATCCTTTTGACCACCGGCGCCACCACCGATCTCGAATTCTGGATCGTCATTGCAGCGCTTGTCGCCACCCTGGCGCTGGCCTGGCTGGCGCTTCTGGTCGCCATTCCCATTCAGCGCGTTCTGGGATTGACCGGCATGTCGGTGGTTTCCCGCGTGGTGGGTATCTTGCTCACCGCGCTGGCCGTCCAGTTCGTCTTCGACGGCATCAGCGCCAGCGGCATTCTCGGCGGATCGAGCTGA